AGACGGAGAAATTCCTCCAGGGATCTGTTCAACTCAAGATATCAGAAAGTAATTAAATATCTGCTCGTTACCGACCAGACTGCAACTTATACGGCTGAGCTTCATTTCATTCCTGATGAAGATATGTTTACACTAGCTTGATAAGTGGATTGAAAATGTGTGTACAACGCAATTACTTAGAAAAATTGtctaacatttattcattgccTGTGATTATAACAAAGAAGCATTTTTTGTaattacagatatttaaaataattggtGATTCTAAggcaaaacatatattaaataagtTCTGACAACACTCCCAGCTctaaacttaatatttaaagaaaaaaaaagttgaaataaattcAGACCGGTGCCatggatttttttaatgtatccaTGAACATGTCTGAGTTGCACGACAACCTGACAAACTCGTCCAATGAGCGAGCAGGTCCGTCAGCCACTGCCCTTCACGTGGGTGCGACCGTCATGCTGTTTGCCCTCATGTGGGGGGTGTTTGCCAACGTGTTGACAATGATCGTCATCCTCACAGAACGGGACCTCAAGAACATCACCAACATCTTCATCGTGAGCCTGTGCATCAATGACATTCTGAATCTGGGCATCAACAACCTGCTGGTGCTCGTGTCCTACTTCATGATGACCTGGGCCACAGGCTCCGTGGTGTGTGAGATGGTCACCCACCTCTCGGTCCTCCTCATGGGCTCATCACTGTGGCACACTGGACTTGTCGCCATCCATCGGCTCATCGTGGTTGTGTTCAATCCGTTTTACAAGAAGATTTCCAAGAATGCATACACTGTGTTTGTGCTAGTGTTTGCCCGAGTAGTGCCACTCCTCTTCTTAATTCAGCCATCTCTTGGATACATGTCCCAGTACGAACCAAAGCTTCTGCGCTGCATCATCAAAAAAGGATTTGGGTTGTATACCATGTTTGTCAGTGTCGCACTGATGATGCTGCCATCGTTGATTTTAATTGTGTGCTACATTGCTATTTTTGTTAAGGTCCATCATTCTTCAAGTGCTTTTCGTACCAGTCGCAAGCGGGAGTGGCTTCGGCGAGAAATTCAAATTACCAAGATGTTTGGAATGGTGTTCTTGTTAATC
This DNA window, taken from Gigantopelta aegis isolate Gae_Host chromosome 4, Gae_host_genome, whole genome shotgun sequence, encodes the following:
- the LOC121371646 gene encoding visual pigment-like receptor peropsin, producing MDFFNVSMNMSELHDNLTNSSNERAGPSATALHVGATVMLFALMWGVFANVLTMIVILTERDLKNITNIFIVSLCINDILNLGINNLLVLVSYFMMTWATGSVVCEMVTHLSVLLMGSSLWHTGLVAIHRLIVVVFNPFYKKISKNAYTVFVLVFARVVPLLFLIQPSLGYMSQYEPKLLRCIIKKGFGLYTMFVSVALMMLPSLILIVCYIAIFVKVHHSSSAFRTSRKREWLRREIQITKMFGMVFLLIIIGYLPYGIVRSIDKGLNFSADFYVAITVFFAVANSCNPIIYGVMDRKIRRACFRALGLEERCLTAEEKSKMRKSSIKSNGESQAVSEARTEAVPLNSQTTKK